The following proteins come from a genomic window of Myroides odoratus DSM 2801:
- a CDS encoding anaerobic C4-dicarboxylate transporter family protein has translation MLLIQFAILIAMILIGSQMKGIGLGVMGMVGLLIFVFIFQMKPGDPPIDVMLVIMAIVSTAATLQACGGLDYLVRLAERVIRSNPSNIVFIAPFTVYFFCLFAGTAHLLYSLLPIIAEVATKKRIRPERPLSVSVIASHLAITGSPMSAATAAFAGASILAYPGALIDIMKVCIPACLIGILITCLVVLRKGKELKDDPIFIEKMKDPEFAKSLDADEDASGNKKPLKKGAKTSVVIFAIAVLLIVIAGAFPQLLPQFEPGAASLVVKANGELQMVSVISMITLSASALMMLITKTSAISVTKVSLFSSMATAVVSVFGVVWMSATFMSHNEVAIKGFLSEVVTLYPWTFAIAVFVLGALMFSQAATTKTMMPLGMALGVSNPALIAIFPAVNADFVLPGYPTLLAAINFDRTGSTKIGKFVVNHSFMIPGLVAITVAIAAGFLLGSFLL, from the coding sequence ATGTTATTGATTCAGTTTGCAATTTTAATTGCTATGATATTAATCGGTTCCCAAATGAAGGGAATTGGATTAGGTGTGATGGGGATGGTTGGGTTATTGATATTCGTTTTCATCTTTCAGATGAAACCTGGAGACCCACCTATTGATGTAATGTTAGTAATTATGGCTATTGTTTCTACTGCTGCTACTTTACAAGCATGTGGAGGATTGGATTACCTCGTTCGATTAGCTGAACGTGTGATTCGTAGTAACCCATCTAACATTGTGTTTATTGCACCATTTACCGTGTATTTTTTCTGTCTTTTCGCAGGAACAGCGCATTTGCTGTATTCTTTATTGCCTATTATTGCTGAGGTAGCTACGAAAAAGAGAATCCGACCAGAACGACCATTGAGTGTTTCTGTTATTGCTTCTCACTTAGCTATTACGGGAAGTCCAATGAGTGCCGCAACAGCAGCATTTGCTGGTGCAAGTATTCTCGCTTATCCCGGAGCTTTAATTGATATTATGAAAGTATGTATTCCCGCTTGTCTAATCGGTATATTGATTACATGCTTAGTGGTCTTGCGCAAAGGAAAAGAATTAAAAGATGATCCTATTTTCATTGAAAAAATGAAAGATCCTGAATTCGCTAAAAGTTTAGATGCGGATGAAGATGCCTCAGGAAATAAAAAACCATTAAAAAAAGGAGCCAAAACCTCTGTGGTTATTTTTGCTATCGCAGTTTTATTAATTGTGATTGCAGGAGCGTTCCCACAGCTATTACCACAATTTGAACCAGGCGCTGCAAGTTTAGTTGTAAAAGCCAATGGAGAATTGCAAATGGTAAGTGTTATTAGTATGATTACACTTTCTGCCTCGGCATTGATGATGTTAATCACAAAAACAAGTGCGATTAGCGTGACCAAAGTAAGTTTATTCTCTTCTATGGCAACTGCTGTTGTATCTGTTTTTGGTGTGGTTTGGATGAGTGCTACTTTTATGTCGCACAATGAGGTAGCTATTAAAGGCTTTTTAAGTGAGGTGGTTACCCTATATCCTTGGACTTTTGCCATTGCTGTATTTGTGTTAGGAGCGCTGATGTTTAGTCAGGCGGCGACTACAAAAACAATGATGCCACTAGGGATGGCTTTAGGAGTTTCTAATCCAGCTTTAATCGCAATATTTCCTGCTGTAAATGCAGATTTCGTATTGCCAGGCTATCCAACATTACTAGCCGCAATCAACTTTGATCGTACAGGAAGTACAAAAATTGGAAAATTCGTAGTGAACCATAGTTTTATGATCCCCGGATTAGTTGCTATTACTGTTGCTATCGCAGCAGGCTTCTTACTCGGATCTTTTTTACTCTAA
- the nadE gene encoding NAD(+) synthase, whose translation MMNQNFQTEAVTQYIVEWLKNYAQQSGIKGFTIGISGGIDSAVTSTLCALTGLPLLCVEMPIHQAASQISRAKEHLDFLKQNFNHVSAVESDLTSTFELFKQQLPPSDNESLLNLTLANTRARLRMTTLYYYAGIHGYLVVGTGNKIEDFGVGFFTKYGDGGVDISPIADLLKSQVRLIGEHLQIPQSIIQAKPTDGLFGDDRSDEDQLGANYDELEQAMLAAEQGKKLEDFQGRAKEVFAIYTRLNRINQHKINPIPVCTIPNELK comes from the coding sequence ATGATGAATCAAAACTTTCAAACCGAAGCAGTAACACAGTACATTGTCGAATGGCTTAAAAATTATGCACAACAAAGCGGCATAAAGGGATTCACTATTGGAATATCTGGCGGAATTGATTCTGCAGTTACTTCGACCTTATGTGCTTTAACAGGATTGCCTTTACTTTGTGTGGAAATGCCGATACACCAAGCGGCCTCACAGATTAGTAGAGCCAAAGAGCACCTTGATTTTTTAAAACAAAATTTCAATCATGTTAGTGCTGTTGAATCGGATTTAACATCAACCTTTGAGTTATTTAAACAACAATTACCTCCTAGTGATAATGAATCCTTATTAAACCTAACTTTAGCGAATACAAGAGCGAGATTACGCATGACTACCTTGTACTATTATGCAGGTATACACGGTTATTTGGTCGTAGGCACAGGTAATAAGATCGAAGATTTTGGCGTTGGATTTTTTACTAAATATGGAGATGGCGGTGTAGATATTAGCCCTATTGCCGATTTATTAAAATCTCAAGTACGCTTAATTGGTGAACACCTACAAATTCCACAAAGTATAATTCAAGCAAAACCTACAGATGGTTTATTTGGTGATGATCGCTCAGATGAAGATCAACTAGGAGCCAATTACGATGAATTAGAGCAAGCAATGCTAGCAGCAGAACAAGGAAAAAAATTAGAGGACTTTCAAGGGAGAGCAAAAGAAGTATTCGCTATTTACACCCGCCTCAATCGAATTAATCAACATAAAATAAACCCAATACCCGTTTGTACCATTCCAAACGAATTAAAATAA
- the gldC gene encoding gliding motility protein GldC, which translates to MSKNHISDINIRVELDENRVPDKLTWTAKDGGVDRAKSKAMLLSIWDHAAQETLRIDLWTKDMPVDEMKKFFHQTLVAMADTYERATEDEKMAATMRDFCEYFAEKTDLIEK; encoded by the coding sequence ATGAGTAAAAATCACATTTCTGATATCAATATTAGAGTAGAATTAGATGAAAATCGCGTTCCAGATAAATTAACTTGGACGGCTAAAGATGGTGGAGTTGACAGAGCAAAATCCAAAGCAATGTTGTTGTCTATTTGGGATCATGCAGCACAAGAAACGTTGCGAATTGATTTGTGGACGAAAGACATGCCTGTAGATGAGATGAAAAAATTCTTTCATCAAACCTTAGTTGCGATGGCAGATACGTATGAACGTGCAACGGAAGATGAGAAAATGGCGGCAACAATGCGCGACTTTTGCGAGTATTTTGCTGAGAAAACCGATTTGATCGAAAAATAA
- the gldB gene encoding gliding motility lipoprotein GldB — protein sequence MFKISKISLPLLVLFSFFVLSCGDSKTKVDKEVEQIPMDVTVARFDQEFYTGKDEDFQRLKKQYPYLFPASVADEAWLEKKQDTIFKELYQEVTQQYGDLKSLPEDLKRLFQYIKYYYPEESDHKKVITLISEVDVAAKAIYADTLALISLDTYLGKDHHFYKGFPAYTLTTFESSQILPDMAESFVIQKLPKTTDRTFLGTMIHQGKLMYAKELLLPGVPKESLITYTKEQLDWCKANESQIWRYFVDNQLFFDTDGKLVTRFIEPAPFSKFYLDIDNDSPGRVGVWIGWQIVRSFMENNNVTLQELFAMPAKDIFEKSKYKPKK from the coding sequence ATGTTCAAAATTAGTAAAATATCTTTACCCTTATTGGTGCTTTTTAGTTTTTTTGTATTGAGTTGTGGTGATTCAAAAACGAAAGTAGATAAAGAAGTCGAACAAATCCCCATGGATGTTACGGTCGCTCGTTTTGACCAAGAATTTTATACAGGAAAGGACGAAGATTTTCAGCGTTTGAAAAAGCAATATCCTTACCTATTTCCTGCAAGTGTAGCTGACGAAGCTTGGTTAGAGAAGAAACAAGATACTATTTTTAAAGAACTTTATCAAGAAGTAACGCAACAATACGGCGATTTAAAATCTTTGCCAGAAGATTTGAAACGCTTGTTTCAGTATATTAAATATTATTATCCAGAAGAATCGGATCACAAGAAAGTAATTACGCTTATTTCAGAAGTTGATGTAGCTGCAAAAGCTATTTATGCGGATACTTTAGCTTTGATTAGTTTGGATACGTATTTAGGGAAAGACCATCATTTTTACAAAGGGTTTCCTGCGTATACGTTGACTACTTTTGAATCATCTCAAATATTACCTGATATGGCCGAAAGCTTTGTCATTCAAAAGTTGCCAAAAACAACGGATCGTACGTTTTTAGGAACGATGATTCACCAAGGGAAGTTGATGTATGCAAAAGAATTATTATTGCCAGGAGTACCCAAAGAATCGCTTATCACGTATACGAAGGAGCAATTGGATTGGTGTAAAGCAAATGAATCTCAGATTTGGCGTTATTTCGTGGATAATCAACTGTTTTTTGATACCGATGGTAAGCTCGTGACTCGTTTTATTGAGCCTGCGCCATTTAGCAAGTTTTACTTGGATATTGACAATGATTCACCTGGGCGTGTTGGCGTTTGGATTGGTTGGCAAATTGTTCGTTCATTTATGGAAAATAATAACGTAACTTTGCAAGAACTTTTTGCAATGCCTGCAAAAGATATTTTTGAAAAATCAAAGTATAAACCGAAGAAGTAA
- the aspA gene encoding aspartate ammonia-lyase translates to MKDTRREHDFLGELDIPNDKYYGVQTFRAVENFNITGITLNHEKGLIKALGEVKKAAALANKDCGVLDPKIADAICYACDQVIAGKYDDQFVSDLIQGGAGTSVNMNANEVIANIALEHLGHKKGEYQYVHPNNHVNCSQSTNDAYPTAFRLALYYKLDGFCQVIANLEKAFAAKGEQFKNVLKMGRTQLQDAVPMTLGQEFHAFATTVGEDLLRLREAQRLILEVNMGATAIGTKVNAPEAYPELCVEYLAKETGLPLVLSPDLIEATSDTGAYVQIMGTIKRAAIKISKICNDLRLLSSGPRTGLNEINLPARQPGSSIMPGKVNPVIPEVVNQTCFYVIGQDLTVTMAAEAGQLQLNVMEPVIGFALFTSLEYLGNSLTTLIDKCIVGITANEVHCADLVMNSIGIVTQLNPILGYEICASVAGEALLSGKSVHQIVVEERKLITQAKWDEVYSLENLIHPKLIVS, encoded by the coding sequence ATGAAAGATACTAGAAGAGAACACGACTTTTTAGGTGAATTAGATATCCCTAATGACAAATACTACGGTGTTCAAACATTCCGCGCAGTTGAAAATTTTAATATTACAGGTATAACCTTAAATCACGAAAAAGGGTTAATCAAAGCTTTAGGTGAAGTTAAAAAAGCGGCGGCATTAGCGAATAAAGATTGTGGTGTATTAGACCCAAAAATTGCAGATGCGATTTGTTATGCTTGTGATCAAGTAATTGCTGGAAAATATGACGATCAATTTGTAAGTGATTTAATCCAAGGTGGTGCAGGTACTTCGGTTAACATGAATGCCAATGAAGTGATTGCTAATATCGCATTGGAGCATTTAGGTCATAAAAAAGGAGAGTACCAATATGTACACCCTAACAATCACGTAAACTGCTCACAATCAACCAACGATGCTTATCCAACAGCATTTCGTTTGGCTTTGTACTATAAATTAGATGGATTCTGCCAAGTAATTGCAAACTTAGAAAAGGCATTTGCTGCCAAAGGAGAGCAATTCAAAAATGTACTTAAAATGGGACGTACGCAATTGCAAGATGCGGTTCCTATGACATTAGGACAAGAATTTCACGCTTTTGCTACTACTGTTGGAGAAGATTTATTGCGTTTACGCGAAGCTCAACGCCTAATCTTAGAGGTGAACATGGGAGCTACAGCTATTGGAACAAAAGTAAATGCACCAGAAGCTTATCCTGAACTATGTGTGGAGTATTTAGCTAAAGAAACAGGTTTACCTTTAGTATTATCACCAGATTTAATCGAAGCTACGAGCGACACTGGAGCGTATGTACAAATCATGGGAACAATCAAACGTGCTGCAATTAAAATATCAAAAATATGTAATGACTTGCGTTTATTGAGCTCAGGACCTCGTACCGGATTAAATGAAATTAATCTTCCTGCTCGTCAACCAGGATCTTCTATTATGCCAGGAAAAGTAAATCCTGTTATTCCAGAAGTTGTAAATCAAACGTGTTTCTACGTAATCGGTCAAGATTTAACGGTTACGATGGCCGCTGAAGCAGGACAATTACAGTTGAACGTAATGGAACCAGTTATCGGATTTGCATTATTTACGTCTCTTGAATATTTAGGAAATAGTTTAACTACCTTAATTGATAAATGTATTGTTGGTATTACTGCAAATGAGGTGCATTGTGCTGATTTAGTAATGAACAGTATCGGAATTGTAACACAATTGAACCCCATTTTAGGATATGAAATTTGTGCAAGTGTAGCAGGTGAAGCTTTGCTATCAGGAAAAAGCGTACATCAAATCGTCGTAGAAGAAAGAAAATTGATTACGCAAGCCAAATGGGATGAAGTATATTCATTGGAAAATTTAATTCACCCTAAATTAATTGTATCCTAA
- a CDS encoding porin: protein MKKILLFLALVVQVSVFAQETQTSMDTISKPLLPVEKIDLLKNVDMIFNMRFANDNMFRDGKFEESSFSNNQFRLEIKGKIHEKVYFRFRDRYTKSTDPGSKDNISRATDMAYIGVLLTPKTQLNLGKMSADWGGFEFDLNPIDILEYNDIIENADNFLTGVGITHQVSNNHSFGLQVLNSRVSDFEDVYRGKMPEGIEKAKAPMAIVTNWRGSFFDGKFETIYSYSYFQEAKNRGMNYYSIGNKYHDGKFTLMYDLKYSNEGIDRKGIITGMMPGDDVTAQQDVSYLENWIKAEYLIAPKVNVTLTLMNSNAYAKNLVAENSGVSHIRSSYGFIPTVEYLPFKNMNIRFYASYVGRYYNYSSYAKEHLGQENYNTGRLSVGFIAPLLIF from the coding sequence ATGAAAAAAATCTTATTATTTCTCGCGTTAGTTGTGCAAGTCAGTGTATTTGCACAAGAAACACAAACTAGTATGGATACTATCTCGAAACCCTTACTACCAGTAGAGAAAATCGACCTGTTGAAAAACGTAGATATGATTTTTAATATGCGTTTTGCTAATGACAATATGTTTCGAGATGGTAAATTTGAAGAATCATCCTTTAGTAACAACCAATTTCGATTAGAAATAAAAGGTAAGATCCACGAAAAAGTATATTTCAGATTTAGAGATCGTTATACGAAGAGTACAGATCCAGGAAGTAAAGATAATATTAGTAGAGCTACAGATATGGCGTATATCGGTGTTTTACTGACACCTAAAACGCAACTGAACCTTGGTAAAATGAGTGCAGATTGGGGAGGATTCGAATTTGATTTAAATCCAATTGATATCTTGGAGTACAATGATATTATTGAAAATGCAGATAATTTCTTAACTGGAGTTGGAATTACACATCAAGTTTCCAATAATCACAGCTTCGGTTTACAAGTTCTAAATTCTCGTGTATCCGATTTTGAAGATGTATATCGTGGAAAAATGCCAGAGGGAATTGAAAAAGCGAAAGCCCCTATGGCTATCGTGACCAACTGGAGAGGAAGTTTCTTTGATGGGAAATTTGAAACAATCTATAGTTATAGTTATTTCCAAGAAGCAAAAAACCGTGGGATGAACTATTATTCGATAGGTAATAAATACCACGATGGAAAATTTACTTTAATGTATGATTTGAAATACAGTAATGAAGGAATAGATCGAAAAGGAATTATTACAGGTATGATGCCTGGAGATGATGTTACAGCACAACAAGACGTTTCGTATTTAGAAAATTGGATTAAGGCTGAATATTTGATAGCTCCAAAAGTAAATGTAACCTTGACATTGATGAATAGCAATGCGTATGCTAAAAATTTGGTTGCAGAAAATAGTGGAGTAAGTCATATTCGATCAAGCTATGGTTTTATTCCAACCGTAGAATATTTGCCATTTAAAAATATGAATATTCGTTTCTATGCTTCTTATGTAGGTAGATATTACAATTATTCAAGCTATGCAAAAGAGCATTTAGGACAAGAAAATTATAATACCGGCCGATTAAGCGTTGGGTTTATAGCACCATTATTGATTTTTTAA
- a CDS encoding LuxE/PaaK family acyltransferase has product MFTPEDIISIQTRKEFHKIAMKVYRYQYENNPVYREFCNLIRKTPTEVRSLDQVPYLPIEFFKSKDVLSSTAPIQTTFTSSGTTGTITSKHHVTDLNYYEESFRKGFSYFYGPIEDYVVLALLPSYLEREGSSLIYMADDFIKQSSHPESGFYLHNYEELIANLELLDREGKNVLLLGVTYALLDIIEQHQFELNNTIIMETGGMKGKRKEMIREELHAILCKGFGVTKIHSEYGMTELLSQGYSLGDGVFQCPPWMDIVIRDPEDPFTLLDVHGKTGGVNVIDLANINSCSFIATQDLGKKYEDGSFEILGRFDHSDIRGCNLMVL; this is encoded by the coding sequence GTGTTTACACCAGAAGATATCATTAGCATACAGACCCGAAAAGAGTTTCATAAAATAGCCATGAAAGTTTATCGCTATCAATATGAGAACAATCCGGTGTATCGTGAATTTTGTAACCTCATTCGAAAAACCCCTACGGAAGTTCGAAGCTTAGATCAAGTACCCTACCTCCCTATTGAGTTTTTTAAAAGTAAAGATGTACTGAGCAGTACAGCACCCATACAAACCACTTTTACAAGTAGCGGAACCACAGGAACCATCACAAGTAAACATCATGTGACGGACTTAAACTACTATGAGGAAAGCTTTAGAAAGGGTTTCTCTTACTTTTATGGCCCAATTGAAGATTATGTTGTTTTAGCCCTATTGCCTTCTTATTTGGAAAGAGAAGGATCTTCTTTGATTTATATGGCTGATGATTTTATCAAACAATCTAGTCATCCAGAGAGCGGCTTCTACTTGCATAACTACGAGGAACTCATCGCTAACCTAGAACTTTTAGATCGCGAAGGGAAAAACGTCCTTTTGCTAGGTGTTACCTATGCCTTATTAGACATTATTGAGCAACATCAATTTGAGCTAAACAATACCATTATCATGGAAACAGGAGGTATGAAAGGGAAACGCAAAGAAATGATTCGCGAAGAACTGCATGCTATTCTTTGCAAAGGCTTTGGCGTGACTAAAATTCACTCTGAATATGGTATGACTGAACTCCTTTCACAAGGGTATTCTTTAGGTGATGGCGTATTTCAATGTCCACCTTGGATGGATATTGTCATCCGAGATCCAGAAGATCCTTTTACTTTATTGGATGTACACGGAAAAACAGGAGGCGTAAATGTCATTGATTTAGCCAACATCAATTCATGTTCTTTTATCGCTACACAAGATTTAGGTAAGAAATACGAAGATGGTAGTTTTGAAATATTAGGGCGATTTGATCATTCCGATATTCGTGGCTGTAACCTTATGGTACTATAG
- a CDS encoding type II asparaginase, whose protein sequence is MKKIINVLFVVLLVFQVQAQPKKHNQATKELPRVIILATGGTIAGAGESSTKAAYTAGKVPIDDLLNAVPEMHDVAQIKGEQIAQIGSQDMNVDTWLKLSNRINEIFEKNEADGVVVTHGTDTQEETAYFLELTVKSAKPVVLVGAMRPSTAMSQDGNRNLLDAVMVAASPNSKDVGVVTAMNEEVYAARDVTKTVTTNMATFKSRNFGPIGLIYDGKVSYYYKTLRSPEQKFDVKGLKKLPQVEIVYGYADASPKAVNAAIEEGVKGIVYAGMGNGNFNAPVGEALERAAKNGIAVCRSARAGAGRVTLFNEVDDQALGFVVADDLNPQKARVLLMLALTKTNNQKELQDIFFAY, encoded by the coding sequence ATGAAAAAGATCATCAACGTATTATTTGTTGTATTACTTGTTTTTCAAGTACAGGCACAACCGAAGAAACACAATCAAGCGACGAAAGAATTACCGCGTGTAATTATTTTAGCCACGGGTGGAACGATTGCTGGTGCAGGGGAGTCTTCTACGAAGGCTGCTTATACCGCGGGGAAAGTGCCTATCGATGATTTGTTGAATGCAGTACCAGAAATGCACGATGTGGCTCAAATTAAAGGAGAACAAATTGCTCAAATCGGAAGTCAAGATATGAATGTTGATACTTGGTTAAAGTTGAGTAACCGTATCAATGAGATTTTTGAGAAAAATGAAGCAGATGGTGTTGTGGTTACGCATGGAACAGATACACAAGAAGAAACAGCTTACTTTTTAGAACTTACAGTAAAATCAGCAAAACCAGTTGTTTTAGTTGGAGCAATGCGACCTTCAACAGCAATGAGTCAAGATGGAAACCGCAATTTATTAGATGCAGTGATGGTAGCTGCTTCTCCTAATAGTAAAGATGTAGGTGTTGTAACTGCAATGAACGAAGAAGTATATGCCGCTAGAGATGTTACAAAAACAGTAACAACTAACATGGCTACATTCAAATCTAGAAATTTCGGACCTATCGGTTTAATTTATGATGGAAAAGTGAGTTACTATTATAAAACACTTCGTTCACCAGAACAAAAATTCGATGTAAAAGGCTTGAAAAAATTACCTCAAGTAGAGATTGTATATGGATATGCAGACGCTAGTCCAAAAGCTGTAAATGCAGCAATCGAAGAAGGAGTTAAAGGTATCGTTTATGCCGGAATGGGAAATGGTAACTTCAATGCTCCTGTTGGAGAGGCTTTAGAGAGAGCAGCAAAAAATGGAATTGCAGTTTGTAGATCGGCTCGTGCAGGCGCTGGAAGAGTAACGCTATTTAATGAAGTAGATGATCAAGCGTTAGGATTTGTAGTTGCGGATGACTTAAATCCACAAAAAGCACGTGTTTTATTGATGTTAGCATTGACTAAAACCAACAATCAAAAAGAATTACAAGATATTTTCTTTGCATACTAA
- the dnaG gene encoding DNA primase translates to MISKSTIDTVFDTARVEEVIGDFVNLKKAGANYRGLSPFVNEKTPSFMVSPVKQIWKDFSSGKGGNAITFLMEHEHFSYPEAIRYLARKYGIEIEETEQTDAEKEQLNEKESMFIVSEFAKNYFEETLLNSEEGRSIGLSYFKERGFTTDTIKAFGLGYSPDKWDAFTEEALKKGYSLDYLEKTGLTIVKEDKRFDRFKGRVMFPIQSMSGRVLGFGGRILTNDKKAAKYLNSPESDIYHKSKVLYGISHAKQEIAKKDNCYLVEGYTDVIQMHQTGVKNVVASSGTALTPDQIRLISRLTQNITMLFDGDAAGIRASFRGVDLILEAGMNVRICPLPDGEDPDSFARKHTLEELEAYFEANSTDFIRFKANALMEDAKGDPIKKAEIIRDMVMSISKIPDPIKREIYIQECSRIMDISEEVIFSSLAQISKKEIADANKKFGQERKQMEVVHAEKQQETVAVDALYLLEQRIIEILLLYGNEEEQFVELVFETNEDDEIVEVEHKIVQKVYEKIYLSLQEDEVQLTNPIFKRLYNDVMDYYHNNTWSLEGYLKRLDGELSGQVTTILMEEEKENLHNWESQNIFVKQKKDGIAQYTTETILTLRMHLVNSIIEKYKSKLGGVEQDRAFEILGIIIDYSTLMNTFSKRLGQVTTRFRL, encoded by the coding sequence ATGATTTCCAAAAGCACCATTGATACAGTTTTCGATACGGCTCGTGTAGAGGAGGTAATTGGCGACTTTGTCAATTTAAAAAAAGCAGGGGCAAATTACAGAGGGCTAAGTCCTTTTGTCAATGAGAAGACACCTTCTTTCATGGTATCGCCTGTGAAGCAAATTTGGAAAGACTTTAGTTCAGGTAAAGGTGGAAACGCCATTACCTTTTTGATGGAACACGAACATTTCTCCTATCCTGAAGCCATCCGCTATTTAGCGAGAAAATACGGAATCGAAATAGAAGAAACGGAGCAAACGGATGCTGAAAAGGAACAGCTAAACGAAAAGGAAAGTATGTTCATCGTGTCGGAGTTTGCTAAGAATTACTTTGAAGAAACTTTATTGAATTCCGAAGAGGGAAGGTCCATTGGATTGTCCTATTTCAAAGAACGTGGATTTACCACAGATACAATTAAGGCCTTTGGATTAGGGTATTCACCAGATAAATGGGATGCGTTTACGGAAGAAGCCTTGAAGAAAGGATACTCTTTAGATTATTTAGAGAAAACAGGATTGACGATTGTCAAAGAGGACAAGCGATTTGACCGTTTTAAAGGGCGTGTCATGTTTCCGATTCAAAGTATGTCTGGTCGTGTTTTGGGATTCGGTGGACGTATTTTAACCAATGATAAAAAAGCAGCAAAATACCTCAATTCACCAGAAAGTGATATTTACCACAAGAGTAAAGTGCTTTATGGTATATCCCATGCAAAACAGGAGATTGCCAAAAAAGATAACTGTTACTTAGTAGAAGGATATACTGATGTGATTCAGATGCATCAAACAGGAGTGAAAAACGTAGTAGCCTCTTCAGGTACTGCATTAACTCCAGATCAAATTCGCTTGATTAGTCGTTTGACTCAGAATATCACCATGCTTTTTGATGGTGATGCTGCTGGAATCCGAGCGTCTTTCCGTGGAGTAGATCTAATTCTCGAAGCTGGAATGAATGTTCGCATTTGCCCCTTGCCAGATGGAGAAGATCCCGATAGTTTTGCTCGTAAACATACGTTAGAAGAGTTAGAAGCTTATTTCGAAGCAAATTCAACCGATTTTATTCGTTTTAAAGCGAATGCATTGATGGAAGATGCAAAGGGAGATCCAATCAAAAAAGCAGAGATTATTCGCGATATGGTAATGAGTATTTCTAAAATACCAGATCCAATTAAACGCGAAATCTATATTCAAGAATGCTCTCGCATCATGGATATTTCGGAAGAAGTGATTTTTAGTTCACTCGCTCAGATTAGCAAGAAAGAAATTGCGGATGCGAATAAGAAGTTTGGACAAGAACGCAAGCAAATGGAGGTGGTGCATGCGGAAAAACAACAAGAAACGGTTGCCGTCGATGCCCTTTACTTACTAGAGCAACGTATTATTGAGATTTTACTACTGTATGGAAATGAAGAAGAACAATTCGTGGAATTGGTTTTCGAAACGAATGAGGACGATGAAATTGTTGAGGTAGAACACAAAATAGTACAAAAAGTATACGAGAAAATTTATTTGAGCTTGCAAGAGGATGAGGTACAATTGACGAATCCTATTTTCAAGCGATTGTATAATGATGTGATGGATTACTATCACAATAATACATGGAGCTTAGAGGGATACCTCAAGCGTTTAGACGGAGAGCTATCAGGTCAGGTTACCACAATTCTCATGGAAGAAGAAAAAGAGAACCTGCACAACTGGGAAAGTCAAAATATTTTTGTCAAACAAAAGAAAGACGGGATTGCTCAATATACTACAGAAACAATCTTGACTCTTCGCATGCACTTAGTAAATTCTATCATTGAAAAGTACAAGAGTAAATTAGGAGGCGTAGAGCAAGATCGCGCATTTGAAATACTCGGGATTATCATCGATTATTCCACTTTAATGAATACCTTTTCTAAAAGATTAGGACAAGTAACGACTCGATTTCGATTATAA